In Methylacidiphilum infernorum V4, a single window of DNA contains:
- a CDS encoding sulfotransferase family protein — protein MEHREKTGEKRKLVIVLGMHSSGTSVLSRSLMTLGLSLGQSLLDPVPYNPTGLWEDKDIVAINQEILAASGSSWDSFAPPSLFLKDEKMVSLLGRAADLIEQKLKEKNFAFKDPRTIRLLPFWHAVFEKLDISPSYILAVRNPLAVGYSLFRRNGFPLVKSFSLWLSHNVFPWPLYAPHLKAVIDYDQFLDHPEKELQRIAELFSLVYDEEAACALKRSFLKQELRHARFTDRELERHQAAFYPLVESWKLFKAMACSPIPREAKVQMDSLSKSFSAFQELFSLIDSYNQRKPKKSLVRFIIPKKLRGKLTILTFCL, from the coding sequence ATGGAACATAGAGAAAAGACTGGAGAGAAGAGGAAGCTTGTCATCGTCCTTGGGATGCACAGCAGTGGGACAAGCGTTCTGAGCAGGTCTCTTATGACCTTGGGATTGTCGCTTGGGCAAAGCCTCCTTGATCCTGTGCCCTATAACCCCACGGGACTTTGGGAAGACAAGGATATCGTGGCCATCAACCAGGAAATTCTTGCGGCGAGCGGTTCTTCCTGGGATAGTTTTGCTCCTCCTTCTCTCTTTCTTAAGGATGAGAAGATGGTTTCCCTCCTAGGCAGGGCCGCAGACTTGATCGAGCAGAAGCTAAAAGAAAAGAACTTTGCTTTTAAAGATCCCCGGACCATCCGCCTTCTTCCCTTTTGGCATGCGGTTTTTGAAAAGCTGGACATCAGTCCTTCTTATATACTGGCCGTTCGCAATCCCTTGGCCGTGGGGTATTCCCTTTTCCGGAGAAACGGATTTCCCTTGGTCAAGTCCTTCTCCCTTTGGCTTTCCCACAACGTTTTCCCTTGGCCCCTCTATGCGCCCCATTTAAAAGCGGTCATCGATTACGACCAATTTTTGGATCATCCCGAAAAAGAGCTTCAAAGGATAGCCGAGCTTTTTTCCCTGGTCTACGATGAAGAGGCTGCCTGTGCTTTGAAAAGGAGTTTCCTAAAGCAGGAATTGCGTCATGCCCGCTTTACGGATAGGGAACTCGAACGGCACCAAGCAGCCTTTTATCCCCTGGTCGAAAGCTGGAAGCTCTTTAAGGCCATGGCCTGTTCTCCTATTCCCAGGGAAGCAAAAGTCCAGATGGATAGCCTTTCCAAGTCGTTCTCGGCGTTCCAGGAACTCTTTTCTCTTATTGATTCTTACAACCAAAGAAAGCCAAAAAAGAGCTTAGTTAGATTTATAATACCTAAAAAGCTTAGAGGAAAGCTGACAATACTAACCTTTTGTTTATAG
- a CDS encoding glycosyltransferase family 4 protein: protein MRIQRGNCFYVVEEPRSIFFLPKGRRVRIRGFFIDAMGKAAKQITVEVKKESYWAKKTRRPDVLLKYFKGNPAVDEDCGFELVLKLSRGLKRIDLYAELQQGQKMRLGFFYAFVSKTEIEDWYLHAPQKTEHWYLHSPKKAAIMINDSLLIPDKKGADFRAFQILKMILEKGWEVYFATFLSRFEIPLGEGKWEEELKRYEKLLLDLGIKAIFYGESELEEFLSNFGSQFSLAYVFHELVAYRFLPLIRTYAINARVIYDTVDLAFVRLRREALTTGNDQLKKEARLSEKRDKSNFRGVDIVVAVTEEEKELIKGFVPERQVEVIPNIHEIHRPKNSWESRQGLLFLGYFGHRPNVDALRYFLSEIWRKIQGEIPGCRFDIVGSFLKENVPMELLNYPGVNPVGYVAELADCFEKVRVFVAPLRYGAGMKGKIGMAMASGLPVVTTSIGAEGMRLENGKNAFVCDDPSEFARQTVRLYKDKELWEKLSRASLEHVERYFSKEALKDTLERLFSYPFS from the coding sequence ATGAGAATCCAGAGAGGAAATTGTTTTTATGTCGTTGAAGAACCCAGGTCAATTTTTTTCTTGCCCAAGGGAAGAAGGGTAAGGATCAGAGGTTTTTTCATAGACGCGATGGGGAAGGCGGCAAAGCAGATCACCGTGGAAGTAAAAAAGGAGAGCTATTGGGCGAAAAAGACGAGGCGTCCCGATGTCCTGCTGAAGTACTTCAAGGGGAATCCGGCGGTGGATGAAGATTGTGGTTTCGAATTGGTCCTTAAGCTGAGCCGGGGATTAAAAAGGATCGATCTCTATGCGGAGCTTCAGCAGGGCCAAAAAATGAGACTTGGTTTTTTTTATGCTTTTGTTTCAAAAACCGAGATAGAAGATTGGTACCTGCATGCTCCCCAAAAAACCGAGCATTGGTATCTCCATTCCCCCAAGAAGGCGGCGATCATGATCAATGACTCGCTCTTGATCCCTGATAAAAAGGGGGCAGATTTTAGGGCTTTCCAGATCCTCAAGATGATCCTTGAAAAGGGCTGGGAGGTCTATTTTGCAACCTTCCTTAGCCGGTTCGAGATTCCTCTTGGAGAAGGGAAGTGGGAAGAGGAGTTAAAAAGATATGAAAAACTTCTTTTGGATTTGGGAATAAAAGCCATATTTTATGGCGAATCAGAACTGGAGGAATTTCTCAGCAACTTTGGTTCCCAGTTTTCTTTAGCTTACGTATTTCACGAGTTGGTGGCTTACCGGTTCCTGCCCTTGATTCGAACTTATGCGATCAATGCAAGGGTCATCTACGACACGGTAGATTTGGCCTTCGTGCGCTTGCGAAGGGAAGCCTTAACGACGGGTAACGATCAACTGAAGAAGGAAGCTAGGCTGAGTGAAAAAAGGGATAAAAGCAACTTCAGGGGTGTGGATATCGTCGTGGCCGTCACCGAAGAAGAAAAAGAGCTCATAAAAGGATTTGTTCCTGAAAGGCAGGTGGAAGTTATTCCCAACATCCACGAGATTCATAGGCCTAAAAATTCCTGGGAGAGCCGGCAAGGCCTTCTTTTTTTAGGGTATTTCGGCCATAGGCCCAACGTGGATGCGCTCAGGTATTTTCTATCCGAGATTTGGAGAAAAATCCAAGGCGAAATCCCGGGTTGCCGTTTTGATATCGTGGGCAGTTTCCTAAAAGAAAATGTGCCTATGGAACTTTTAAACTATCCAGGGGTAAACCCCGTAGGGTACGTGGCTGAGCTGGCGGATTGTTTTGAAAAGGTAAGGGTGTTTGTCGCCCCGCTAAGATACGGGGCGGGAATGAAGGGTAAAATAGGGATGGCGATGGCTTCCGGGCTTCCCGTGGTCACCACTTCCATCGGGGCTGAAGGGATGAGGTTGGAAAACGGGAAAAATGCCTTCGTTTGTGACGATCCCTCGGAGTTTGCCCGCCAGACCGTTAGGCTTTACAAGGACAAGGAGCTTTGGGAAAAACTCTCCCGGGCTTCCCTTGAACACGTGGAAAGGTATTTTTCAAAAGAGGCGCTAAAAGATACCCTTGAAAGGCTCTTTTCTTATCCTTTTTCTTGA
- a CDS encoding filamentous hemagglutinin N-terminal domain-containing protein, translating into MHKKFLKKLRKWIFASLFLGFSALYSQKLLAFVPPPLPPPPAPNQLPGHGQVITGAATLNPPGNTLQVESQFTSIMWGGPSYNLNPNQPAGFNVGAQAHFGIVKNFPGPSVAALLNVDVSGNPSQVYGNITVAGDVIFFLANGSGIIVGPSGTINAPAGIGLFGYSINPSNFGGSVSIAKDSPGSFVTVMNGATLRSEKPGAMILIAAPQSVNIAALKGEPGDGGIVAKGGVSLVAGYALSGYNGYGFTVPSNGAFSVPASLNIHGSTDEQPFVISTALSNGNIWITGGSVVLPPTGAPGFGSLVWSTTLVNDATVAFSGPLSIANRQYSGSLYNYGSIVSFDEQPIVINVNGSIVNYGIINGGELNEDADQNVTLQAWQGGVANFGTINGHDTIVIAATNPSGTGTFPKGGVFSNGTISFSAEDTPTTLIFRSATGPGYLGGTVNYASQMGITNAFLGSGFSPGFPFELATNLTAQNVSFNGGSLVGGGILSVQSIDLTLSGNVNHVVSTNPLLNGFQLANGPFPSTNITINADGTGPQFINIAVSGNAVVNSGNSSTFMQQVMVNGVQGLTLPVPNAGGNLLLNVSGNLTVNPGSPSQFAMSRDILSFPGFVFPGGIAMKAGGSLTVNASLDNGYSPSAGTNYQGIFLSSPFLSVGYPFVTNGNTRVTVSSPVNEGVYAVSPISSSNPTVYTVVLNPSALVVGPFPWSP; encoded by the coding sequence ATGCATAAGAAATTCTTGAAAAAATTAAGAAAATGGATCTTTGCCTCTCTTTTTTTAGGTTTTTCTGCCCTGTATAGCCAGAAACTTCTAGCCTTTGTCCCTCCTCCTCTTCCTCCTCCCCCGGCTCCGAATCAATTGCCCGGCCATGGGCAGGTGATCACGGGAGCGGCGACGTTGAATCCTCCCGGAAACACGCTTCAAGTGGAAAGTCAGTTTACTTCTATAATGTGGGGAGGTCCTTCCTATAATTTAAACCCCAATCAGCCGGCCGGTTTTAACGTGGGAGCCCAGGCTCATTTCGGGATCGTGAAAAATTTTCCCGGGCCTTCGGTGGCCGCCTTGTTGAACGTGGACGTCAGCGGTAATCCTTCCCAGGTCTATGGGAATATCACCGTTGCCGGGGACGTGATCTTTTTCTTGGCTAACGGCAGCGGTATTATTGTGGGTCCTTCGGGGACGATCAATGCCCCGGCGGGGATCGGTCTTTTCGGTTACTCGATAAACCCCTCGAATTTCGGGGGTTCCGTGAGCATTGCTAAGGACAGCCCGGGAAGCTTCGTCACGGTGATGAATGGAGCTACCCTGCGGAGCGAAAAGCCTGGGGCGATGATTCTTATTGCAGCACCCCAGTCGGTCAATATAGCTGCTCTAAAGGGAGAACCCGGGGATGGGGGAATCGTGGCTAAGGGAGGGGTAAGCCTGGTTGCCGGTTATGCGCTGAGCGGTTATAACGGCTATGGATTTACGGTGCCTTCCAATGGAGCCTTTAGTGTGCCGGCTAGCTTGAATATCCATGGATCGACCGATGAGCAACCTTTCGTGATTTCAACGGCTCTAAGTAACGGTAATATCTGGATAACGGGTGGCAGCGTGGTTTTGCCTCCCACCGGGGCTCCCGGTTTTGGAAGCCTTGTCTGGTCCACCACTCTAGTCAATGACGCTACGGTTGCCTTTTCCGGTCCTTTATCCATCGCCAACCGGCAGTATAGCGGCTCCTTGTACAATTATGGATCGATTGTATCCTTTGACGAACAACCCATAGTCATTAACGTCAACGGTTCTATTGTCAATTATGGGATCATTAACGGGGGAGAGTTGAACGAAGATGCTGATCAAAACGTAACCCTACAGGCTTGGCAAGGGGGAGTCGCCAACTTCGGAACGATAAACGGCCATGATACGATCGTTATTGCGGCGACGAACCCTTCAGGGACGGGAACTTTCCCCAAAGGGGGAGTCTTTTCTAATGGAACGATCTCTTTTAGTGCTGAGGATACTCCAACCACCCTTATTTTCCGGAGTGCAACAGGGCCTGGGTACTTAGGGGGAACGGTCAATTATGCTTCTCAAATGGGTATTACCAATGCCTTTTTAGGCAGCGGATTTTCTCCCGGCTTTCCCTTCGAGTTGGCGACCAATCTGACGGCCCAAAATGTATCCTTTAACGGGGGAAGCCTTGTAGGCGGGGGGATACTTTCCGTGCAGTCGATCGATCTTACCCTGAGCGGCAATGTCAATCATGTCGTGTCGACCAATCCCCTGCTTAACGGTTTCCAGTTAGCCAACGGTCCTTTCCCTTCGACCAATATCACGATTAATGCGGATGGAACAGGACCGCAGTTCATCAATATTGCGGTGAGTGGCAACGCGGTTGTCAATTCGGGGAACAGTTCTACTTTCATGCAACAGGTCATGGTTAACGGTGTGCAGGGACTCACCCTACCTGTTCCCAATGCCGGGGGCAATCTCCTCCTCAATGTCAGCGGGAACTTGACGGTTAATCCCGGAAGTCCTTCCCAGTTTGCGATGAGCAGGGACATTTTAAGTTTCCCCGGTTTTGTATTTCCCGGGGGCATCGCCATGAAAGCGGGAGGATCGCTTACGGTCAATGCTTCCCTGGATAACGGTTATTCTCCCTCGGCGGGGACCAACTACCAGGGGATTTTCCTTTCCTCTCCTTTCCTATCTGTAGGTTATCCTTTTGTTACAAATGGAAACACGCGGGTTACGGTTTCTTCCCCGGTTAACGAGGGTGTTTATGCGGTCAGCCCCATTTCTTCTTCTAACCCCACCGTCTACACGGTCGTTTTGAATCCTTCCGCCTTGGTGGTGGGTCCCTTTCCTTGGAGCCCATAA
- a CDS encoding class I SAM-dependent methyltransferase, producing MKQGVKKSNDQEQAVSRAIEIEDWYPYGASLEPRWEWNKRVHPLLDDLLGSRLQTFEGYLRAWKKFVPALLSINSFLPLENLSAFWHNRWFTSLDGVALFGMIAQEKPGLYLEMGSGYSTLFAYAAKKAHSPTTKIVTIDPAPRIEVSPYIDEAIQSTLQDSPPSLFERLQAGDILFIDGSHRVLQGSDVTVFFLEVLPVVKPGVLVHLHDIFWPVDYPKAWSKRYYSEQYLLAALFLYAQEKFDILFASHYISMQPGLVQVLNELWTAPQLQGLKPLGGSFWFRKKA from the coding sequence ATGAAACAAGGAGTAAAAAAGTCTAACGATCAAGAGCAAGCAGTGAGTAGAGCAATAGAGATCGAAGATTGGTATCCTTATGGGGCCAGCCTTGAACCCCGGTGGGAATGGAACAAGAGGGTGCATCCCCTGCTTGATGATCTTCTAGGCTCTCGACTCCAAACCTTCGAGGGTTATCTCCGGGCCTGGAAAAAATTTGTTCCGGCCCTCCTTTCCATTAATTCTTTTTTGCCCCTGGAAAACCTTTCCGCCTTCTGGCATAACCGCTGGTTTACTAGCCTGGATGGGGTTGCCCTTTTTGGGATGATCGCCCAAGAAAAACCGGGACTATACCTCGAAATGGGTTCAGGCTACTCCACCCTCTTTGCCTACGCGGCCAAGAAAGCTCATAGTCCCACAACCAAGATTGTCACGATAGATCCGGCCCCGAGAATCGAGGTGAGTCCTTATATCGATGAGGCGATCCAGTCAACTCTCCAGGACTCTCCTCCCTCTCTTTTTGAACGGCTCCAGGCCGGGGACATTCTTTTTATCGACGGTTCGCATAGGGTTCTTCAAGGCTCAGATGTGACGGTTTTCTTCCTTGAAGTGTTGCCGGTTGTAAAACCCGGTGTCCTCGTTCATCTCCATGACATATTCTGGCCCGTGGATTACCCCAAAGCATGGTCAAAAAGGTATTATTCAGAGCAGTACCTCTTGGCCGCCTTGTTTCTCTACGCCCAAGAGAAATTTGACATCTTGTTTGCTTCTCATTACATCTCCATGCAACCTGGGCTCGTCCAAGTTTTAAATGAGTTATGGACCGCCCCTCAGCTCCAGGGCCTAAAGCCCCTTGGCGGTTCATTCTGGTTTAGGAAAAAAGCTTAA
- a CDS encoding glycosyltransferase family 2 protein — protein MPDRPHPLLSVIIPTFNRSFYLRAVLDALVQQDLDSSLFELIVVDDGSSDDTPEVAQAFSSGLALRYVRRENAGQASARNLGIYLSRGEILVFLDDDDIPSRSLLSEHLKIHEQFPDPRVAVLAYTELSESLKTDPLLAYVTTEGGQYFSYPALSEGGIYDWTTFWSGRISVKRSFLIEGGVFNPIFRFLEDVELGWRLSKLGLKVVFNKNARSVLIRNPGFEGICQRERNKGKYHFLLGYLYRDERIKSYARIENWREKWRRYAPFSENLYVSVKKLHDCLALRIKEGQSIDEHRPLLYEAYRKLLECFFYKGMSEGPQLVLDLGKKGYLVESQGKNLVISFPRGVRPLVSSVSLDKESFSYPLLEEIFRFSPKRFTVSPLGELAARAEIEKDLAEYLWEGIPQGSKTIEVDGVVATLVFLNKKMDHTALFSKAEGEEILQEYLKSKNREVDSLKILRGPTEERLAELKETGFDAAVMHGKKGFPYPFVEFLFLSKLLKAKGLLVVNDTFGYGCSLLCQYLLSLEKEWKLEKTFSGSMVFRKLKNLSQEERQSIKAFDLSGEEKTFTLVGPYWRETFIGEQDS, from the coding sequence ATGCCTGATCGTCCTCATCCTCTTTTGAGTGTCATTATCCCTACTTTCAACCGGTCCTTTTACCTCCGGGCAGTGCTTGATGCTCTTGTCCAGCAGGACCTGGATAGCTCCCTTTTTGAGTTGATCGTTGTCGATGACGGCAGCAGCGATGACACCCCCGAGGTTGCCCAAGCTTTTTCATCCGGCTTGGCCTTGCGCTACGTGCGCAGGGAAAATGCGGGGCAAGCTTCCGCCCGGAACTTGGGGATTTACCTGTCCAGGGGGGAGATCTTGGTGTTCCTCGATGACGACGACATTCCCTCCCGCTCCCTTCTTTCCGAGCATCTGAAAATCCACGAGCAATTTCCGGATCCCCGGGTCGCCGTCTTGGCTTACACGGAGCTTTCGGAGAGTTTGAAAACCGATCCTCTTTTGGCCTACGTCACTACCGAAGGTGGGCAATACTTCAGTTATCCCGCTTTGAGCGAGGGCGGCATTTACGATTGGACAACATTTTGGTCGGGAAGGATTTCTGTCAAACGCTCTTTTCTTATTGAAGGAGGTGTCTTTAACCCCATTTTCAGGTTCCTTGAAGACGTAGAGCTGGGATGGCGGCTTTCCAAGCTTGGTTTAAAAGTAGTGTTCAACAAGAATGCCCGAAGCGTTCTCATTCGCAACCCCGGCTTTGAAGGGATCTGCCAACGGGAAAGAAACAAGGGGAAATACCACTTCCTTTTAGGTTATCTTTACCGAGACGAACGGATCAAGAGCTATGCAAGGATCGAGAATTGGCGGGAGAAATGGCGGCGGTATGCTCCTTTTAGTGAAAATCTCTATGTTTCGGTAAAGAAACTTCACGATTGTCTTGCTTTAAGAATAAAAGAGGGCCAATCGATCGACGAGCACAGGCCCCTGCTTTACGAGGCCTACCGTAAGCTTCTCGAATGTTTTTTTTACAAGGGGATGAGCGAAGGACCACAACTTGTCTTGGATCTTGGGAAAAAAGGTTATCTTGTAGAATCTCAAGGCAAAAATCTCGTTATATCTTTCCCCCGGGGAGTCCGGCCTCTCGTATCTTCCGTTTCCCTTGACAAGGAGAGTTTTTCATATCCCCTTCTTGAAGAGATCTTCAGGTTTTCTCCCAAGCGTTTTACTGTTAGCCCGCTTGGAGAGCTGGCAGCCCGAGCTGAAATAGAAAAAGATCTTGCCGAGTATCTCTGGGAGGGGATTCCCCAAGGAAGCAAAACCATCGAGGTCGATGGGGTGGTCGCTACCCTGGTTTTTTTGAACAAGAAGATGGATCATACCGCCTTGTTTTCCAAGGCGGAAGGCGAAGAAATCCTCCAAGAGTATTTGAAAAGCAAGAATAGGGAGGTTGATTCATTAAAAATATTGAGAGGACCCACCGAAGAAAGGCTTGCCGAGCTTAAAGAAACGGGTTTTGATGCCGCCGTTATGCACGGTAAGAAAGGCTTTCCTTATCCTTTCGTGGAATTTCTCTTCCTTTCCAAGTTGTTGAAAGCAAAGGGACTGCTTGTCGTTAACGATACTTTTGGTTATGGTTGTTCCCTCTTGTGCCAATACCTGCTTTCCTTGGAAAAGGAGTGGAAACTGGAGAAAACCTTCTCGGGATCGATGGTCTTTAGAAAGTTAAAAAACCTATCCCAAGAAGAAAGACAGTCCATTAAAGCTTTTGATCTTTCCGGGGAGGAAAAAACCTTTACCCTTGTCGGTCCTTATTGGAGAGAGACTTTCATTGGAGAACAGGACTCTTGA
- a CDS encoding DUF707 domain-containing protein, whose protein sequence is MNKPKGKIKVFGVYYLNKPSFIRQLVQAWNASKEWAVEQSWVALGEGEPELELQAYTLKTGQFWKFAVANEVIQKDSPFDYLFICDDDVVLPHGFLDRYMEIVLERGFDLSQPARSHDSFIDHPFTERIDGIQARLTRYVEIGPVVCFSRRAWELVSPFPPFPPSGWGFDFVWPLAMEKAGYKMGIVDSLPCVHNLRVPVLNYAQSNPWKDMEYFLSVTPHLKKEEAFRILEVYA, encoded by the coding sequence ATGAACAAGCCAAAGGGTAAGATCAAGGTTTTTGGGGTATATTATTTAAATAAGCCCTCTTTCATCCGACAGTTGGTTCAAGCATGGAATGCTTCAAAAGAGTGGGCAGTCGAGCAGAGCTGGGTGGCCTTGGGCGAGGGAGAACCGGAATTGGAATTGCAAGCTTATACCTTGAAAACGGGACAATTCTGGAAGTTTGCCGTTGCCAACGAAGTGATTCAAAAGGATAGCCCTTTTGACTACCTTTTCATATGCGATGACGACGTGGTTTTGCCGCACGGTTTTCTGGACCGGTACATGGAAATCGTTCTTGAACGGGGATTTGATCTTTCCCAGCCCGCCCGCTCGCACGACAGTTTCATCGATCATCCTTTTACAGAAAGGATAGACGGTATCCAGGCGAGGCTGACCCGTTACGTGGAAATAGGCCCTGTAGTGTGTTTCAGCAGGAGGGCTTGGGAGCTCGTTTCCCCTTTTCCGCCATTCCCTCCCTCGGGGTGGGGATTTGATTTCGTCTGGCCCCTGGCCATGGAAAAGGCCGGCTACAAAATGGGAATCGTCGATAGTCTTCCTTGTGTCCACAACCTCAGGGTTCCCGTCCTTAACTATGCACAGTCTAATCCCTGGAAAGACATGGAGTATTTTCTTTCTGTTACCCCTCATTTGAAAAAAGAAGAAGCTTTTCGGATCTTGGAAGTTTATGCCTGA